The genomic interval GATCTGGACGTCCGCGGGGCGCAGGTGGTGCAGGTCGGTGCCGGGCCCGGTCACCTCGCCGAAGTCGCCGTGGGACTTGGCCCACACGTGCTCACGGTTCCAGTCGCCCGTGTCACCGCCGTTGAGGGACTTGCTGCGGGAGACACCGCTGTACAGCAGGATCACGTTGCTGCTGTTGTTCGGGTCCTGGTCGGTGACCTTGAGCGCGTCCCAGACCGCGGAGTACGAGATCTTCGAGACGTTGGCGCTGATGATCGTGTGCAGGGAGGACTTCAGGCTCGTGCCCGTCTTGCCGACCGCGTTCTTGTAGTACGTCGTGTCGTACGCGGTGGTCGTGGCGGCGGCCGGGGTCGTGGTCACGACCGGGGCGGTGAGCCCGGCCAGCACGGCGGCGGTGGTGAGCGCCACCGACTTCCAGCTGCGGTTGCGTGTCGCCAGCATAAAGGGGGTCCCATCTACGCGGGTTGAATGGAGGCGGCAGATGGGAGCGTGACATGGACATGCGGTCGTGTAAATGGATGGCACGTGTCCATTGAGTGACCTGAAACGGCAAATCGGGCCTTGTCTACGCGAGTTGACACGCCGAACGGCCCCCGGCACGTGATCGGGGGCCGTTCGCGATGGACTCGAGGGAGGGAAGGCGGGCTAGTCGGCGAAGAGAGCGCCGAACTGGGCGGAGCCCGAGGTGGAGACGCCCACCGAGGTCACCGACAGGGCGCGGGCGCCGGTCGTGCCGATCTTCGTGCCGGTGGAGGGCAGGTAGGTCACCGCTCCGTCGCCGCCGTCCTCGTACGACCCGATGACCAGGTCGGCCCTGCCGTCGCCGTTGACGTCGTCGAGCTTGACGTCGGCGCCGAACAGGTCGCTCTTCTCGTCGGTGCCGGGGACGCCCGCCGTGCTCTGCGCGAAGGACTGCAGGCCGGTGGAGGTGTTGATGCCACTCGCGGAACCGTACATGACGGTGACCATGCCGGCGTTGGTGACGCTGCCGAGGTCCTCGTTCGGGGTGGAGACGACCAGGTCCTGGTAGCCGTCGCCGTTGACGTCGCCCAGGTCCAGGTCCCAGCCGAAGGCGTCACCCTTCTCCGAACTGCCGGGTACGTTCCCGGTGTTCTGGGTGATGCCGGTGGTCGAGGCGGGGCCGGACGCGGAGCCGTAGGTGATGCTGACCTTGCCGCCGTTCGCGGAGTCCGGGATGGTCCGGCCGTCGCCGGAGGTGGCGTCCCAGCCGGCGCCGGTGACGATGTCGCCGTAGCCGTCGCCGTTGATGTCGCCGATGCCGGTGACGATGCCCGGCTTGAGGGTCTTGACGCCCGCGACGCTCAGACCGCTCGCGGTGCCCGGCACCCAGTAGTTGGTGTTCCAGCCGTTGTCCGTCTGCGTCTCGTAGCCGTCGACCACCAGGTCGGTGCGGCCGTCGCCGTTCACGTCGCCGGCGGTGAGCTGCTCGGGGCCGTAGGGGAAGCCGGACGAGCCGGGCATGATCGGCGGCTTG from Streptomyces sp. CC0208 carries:
- a CDS encoding FG-GAP and VCBS repeat-containing protein — encoded protein: MHQKHHRHLRLALATAAAAALTGGLLTVSATTATAADSFKVAKADFNGDGIGDVLATAATASVSGHANAGQVVALYGSTGSGVTSAKRTVLSQNSGTVPGNAETGDLFGGATAYADFNGDGYDDLAVASPYEKVGTDTDGGALAILWGSASGLTGKASDVPDPAVSSHDNWGLSLAAGDFDGDGKADLAVGSSSATLYVYKGGFSSSTGLPGGRYTIKPPIMPGSSGFPYGPEQLTAGDVNGDGRTDLVVDGYETQTDNGWNTNYWVPGTASGLSVAGVKTLKPGIVTGIGDINGDGYGDIVTGAGWDATSGDGRTIPDSANGGKVSITYGSASGPASTTGITQNTGNVPGSSEKGDAFGWDLDLGDVNGDGYQDLVVSTPNEDLGSVTNAGMVTVMYGSASGINTSTGLQSFAQSTAGVPGTDEKSDLFGADVKLDDVNGDGRADLVIGSYEDGGDGAVTYLPSTGTKIGTTGARALSVTSVGVSTSGSAQFGALFAD
- a CDS encoding endonuclease produces the protein MLATRNRSWKSVALTTAAVLAGLTAPVVTTTPAAATTTAYDTTYYKNAVGKTGTSLKSSLHTIISANVSKISYSAVWDALKVTDQDPNNSSNVILLYSGVSRSKSLNGGDTGDWNREHVWAKSHGDFGEVTGPGTDLHHLRPADVQINSIRGNLDFDNGGSAVTNGGGSTVDSDSFAPRAADRGDVARMILYMAVRYDGGDGFADLEPNEKVNNGSNPYIGKLSVLKAWNEADPPSAFEEKRNQVIYDTYQHNRNPFIDHPEWVEAIW